A DNA window from Alligator mississippiensis isolate rAllMis1 chromosome 11, rAllMis1, whole genome shotgun sequence contains the following coding sequences:
- the LOC132243695 gene encoding olfactory receptor 2G3-like, with product MVMGTALAEMQDERGNRSSEGEFILLGLSDKPYLEMLLFVFFLISYILTMLVNLAIIVVSQLDPSLNTPMYFFLSNLSILDLCYTTSTVPQMLVNFRSAHKFISWAGCVAQLFIFLSLGSTECLLLAVMAYDRYAAVCQPLHYTTIMSPRLCWVMAGGSWLSGITNSIVQTSLTLQLPLCGRNRVDHFFCEVPALLRLACADIFINEAELFAISVLFLLVPLGLVLVSYGYIGAAVLRIQSAEGRRKAFNTCASHLIVVSLFYGTAIYMYLQPPSHHSQNHGKMVSLFYGIITPMLNPVIYTLRNKDVHGALRKTLGRWRWKQRA from the exons atGGTCATGGGAACAGCCCTAGCAgagatgcag GATGAAAGAGGGAACAGGAGCTCTGAGGGAGAATTCATCCTACTGGGGCTTTCTGACAAGCCATACTTGGAGATGCTGCTTTTTGTGTTCTTTCTAATCTCCTATATCCTTACAATGTTGGTGAACCTAGCCATCATTGTAGTCTCACAGCTGGACCCCAGTCTTAACACAcctatgtacttcttcctcagcaacctTTCTATCCTGGACCTCTGCTACACCACCAGCACTGTGCCTCAGATGCTAGTGAACTTCCGCAGTGCCCACAAGTTCatctcctgggctggctgtgtgGCCCAGCTCTTcatcttcctgtccctggggtccACAGAGTGCCTCCTGCTGGCAGTCATGGCCTATGATCGCTATGCAGCTGTCTGCCAACCCCTGCACTACACAACAATCATGAGCCCCCGTCTCTGTTGGGTGATGGCAGGTGGATCCTGGCTGAGTGGCATCACCAATTCCATTGTGCAGACCAGTCTAACGCTGCAGCTGCCCTTATGTGGACGGAACCGAGTAGACCACTTCTTCTGCGAAGTACCAGCCCTGCTGAGGCTGGCCTGTGCTgatatcttcatcaatgaagCTGAACTCTTTGCCATCAGCGTGCTTTTCCTGCTAGTGCCACTGGGCCTTGTCCTGGTCTCCTATGGTTACATTGGCGCTGCTGTCCTGAGGATCCAGTCGGCTGAGGGCAGGCGCAAGGCTTTCAATACCTGTGCTTCTCACCTCATCGTGGTGTCTCTCTTCTATGGCACAGCCATCTACATGTACCTGCAGCCCCCATCCCACCACTCCCAGAACCATGGCAAAATGGTCTCCCTCTTCTACGGCATCATCACCCCAATGCTGAATCCTGTGATCTACACACTGAGGAACAAGGATGTGCATGGGGCCCTCAGGAAAACACTAGGAAGATGGCGCTGGAAGCAGAGAGCATAA